In Eriocheir sinensis breed Jianghai 21 chromosome 23, ASM2467909v1, whole genome shotgun sequence, a single window of DNA contains:
- the LOC127002480 gene encoding uncharacterized protein LOC127002480 isoform X1, protein MASLEQCLRTGPISPPARELLLGLIAEEPILLSLKTDGRILLQKREAWAKITEKFYAHNMGPQRSEVQLKKVWERLKVKAKKSKADFKREVFKTGGGAPPPDMTSDCEQVLTLLGDDINDIGNPYDDDALPSQPKSNHHGRLIRFSRSLVRARSDIWCELVSSEPLAPTPDEEQGGNKVGETIVPASPVRMTSRQRRAGRWKAGEDVEVREIVKASTSRDDEFQNKRAKLMDMQLRYMELKLEEAEARKEEAKEKALEAKMYRLIAEKEHANCT, encoded by the exons ATGGCATCCCTGGAGCAGTGCCTGAGGACAGGTCCCATTTCGCCCCCGGCAAGAGAGTTGCTATTGGGCCTAATAGCTGAGGAACCAATCCTACTCAGCCTAAAGACTGACGGGAGGATACTTCTACAGAAGAGGGAGGCCTGGGCGAAAATTACCGAAAAATTCTATGCCCACAACATGGGGCCCCAACGGTCAGAGGTGCAGCTCAAGAAAGTTTGGGAGCGACTGAAAGTCAa ggcGAAGAAAAGCAAGGCTGACTTTAAACGGGAGGTGTTCAAAACTGGTGGTGGCGCGCCTCCACCAGACATGACCTCAGATTGTGAGCAAGTGCTCACACTCCTCGGGGATGACATTAATGACATCGGCAACCCCTATGATGATGATGCCTTGCCATCTCAGC CAAAGTCGAACCACCATGGTCGACTCATCCGATTTTCAAGGTCTCTTGTGAGAG CACGCTCCGACATCTGGTGTGAGTTGGTGAGTTCCGAACCACTGGCACCAACACCAGATGAAGAACAGGGCGGCAACAAAGTTGGGGAAACAATTGTGCCTGCCAGCCCCGTAAGGATGACGAGCAGGCAACGTCGAGCCGGGAGGTGGAAAGCGGGCGAAGACGTAGAAGTCCGGGAGATAGTGAAGGCCAGCACAAGCAGGGACGACGAGTTTCAGAACAAGAGGGCAAAATTGATGGACATGCAATTACGATACATGGAGTTGAAGCTTGAGGAGGCTGAAGCCAGaaaagaggaggcaaaagaaaaagCTTTAGAAGCAAAAATGTATCGACTCATTGCAGAAAAAGAGCACGCAAACTGCACATGA
- the LOC127002480 gene encoding uncharacterized protein LOC127002480 isoform X2, with protein MASLEQCLRTGPISPPARELLLGLIAEEPILLSLKTDGRILLQKREAWAKITEKFYAHNMGPQRSEVQLKKVWERLKVKAKKSKADFKREVFKTGGGAPPPDMTSDCEQVLTLLGDDINDIGNPYDDDALPSQPRSDIWCELVSSEPLAPTPDEEQGGNKVGETIVPASPVRMTSRQRRAGRWKAGEDVEVREIVKASTSRDDEFQNKRAKLMDMQLRYMELKLEEAEARKEEAKEKALEAKMYRLIAEKEHANCT; from the exons ATGGCATCCCTGGAGCAGTGCCTGAGGACAGGTCCCATTTCGCCCCCGGCAAGAGAGTTGCTATTGGGCCTAATAGCTGAGGAACCAATCCTACTCAGCCTAAAGACTGACGGGAGGATACTTCTACAGAAGAGGGAGGCCTGGGCGAAAATTACCGAAAAATTCTATGCCCACAACATGGGGCCCCAACGGTCAGAGGTGCAGCTCAAGAAAGTTTGGGAGCGACTGAAAGTCAa ggcGAAGAAAAGCAAGGCTGACTTTAAACGGGAGGTGTTCAAAACTGGTGGTGGCGCGCCTCCACCAGACATGACCTCAGATTGTGAGCAAGTGCTCACACTCCTCGGGGATGACATTAATGACATCGGCAACCCCTATGATGATGATGCCTTGCCATCTCAGC CACGCTCCGACATCTGGTGTGAGTTGGTGAGTTCCGAACCACTGGCACCAACACCAGATGAAGAACAGGGCGGCAACAAAGTTGGGGAAACAATTGTGCCTGCCAGCCCCGTAAGGATGACGAGCAGGCAACGTCGAGCCGGGAGGTGGAAAGCGGGCGAAGACGTAGAAGTCCGGGAGATAGTGAAGGCCAGCACAAGCAGGGACGACGAGTTTCAGAACAAGAGGGCAAAATTGATGGACATGCAATTACGATACATGGAGTTGAAGCTTGAGGAGGCTGAAGCCAGaaaagaggaggcaaaagaaaaagCTTTAGAAGCAAAAATGTATCGACTCATTGCAGAAAAAGAGCACGCAAACTGCACATGA